The proteins below are encoded in one region of Methanofollis aquaemaris:
- a CDS encoding DUF3344 domain-containing protein, with product MRRMFLILCIVALLCMSALAAPVAAKTWDVYPTDPDGTVTNIMENLASDGDILLFHNGTYYTDSGALGPTLWRTNETTWKGENRDSVIIQSVSTGSYFDPWSGTSGRHDNVFENFTVIGPGSAHFSDHSHNIMRNVVFKELGSTGPLAVGFRCYNSSFINNILINCPNSWGPLYLYSDAGHSTIDNNTIINATGSRGLTLREVTNCVVSNNTFLDNAGEGIRIWKTTAANNTITRNIFTGNGGGIRLYDAGENNRIYLNSFEDNTTEIILQGTAPSVTYWTSPAPIDYTYNGTTYSKVMGNYWSDYNGTDVDGDGIGDTPYSIAGVGSDTAPLMEPFATYFGGGSPGGDAPVADFTANVTTGDAPLTVQFTDLSTNAPTAWSWDFGDNETSTDQNATHTYTAAGTYTVTLTAMNAAGSDDETKTDYITVTGGSSGGDAPVANFTANMTAGDAPLTVQFTDTSTNTPTSWAWDFENDGTVDSTDRNAIHTYTAPGTYTVNLTVANAHGSDNEVKTDYIAVSAPPVLLDLTITSPVNPVPASAVFAREPNPVKIRNIKNAGPGEATAITVALYASDVNNGTVPVNSTTIASLASGATTTITLIDPTIRNLEGGTVTYTAVLDPENLIAEINEANNAKSSPAKPLRYNGYKGKGLYWEGGSNITTQHTYDLRGDVVSSTQPESAYKSVGWTDRTETWTAGDLPVPDGATVEKAWLYVSYNWDQTPGGLPNLTATFNDNTVPLGTPYMDWSNFGAYADYEYGLYPAVDVTNLFDPAGNNTLVTTPNTGNKNALYPSTLVVIYSDPSATRKQIFINEECDELGVSANSYGTTTEEATAYAPFTGMEIDPAGVRSATLYSFVGSAGPDEGNLLFNGNVVATNAWQGTLSTASAQVFDVTDLLNATGNEAAVQGTTSGGMAALQQILVVEYTEPAAPDLTVSTLAPNKNEIFSAGENTYSTKITNIGTANAEAFTVGFNVSGTTGTVPIDGLAAGANTTITWTDETVRTAGETATFTVTADVEGVISEPNEENNIRTIEKTVVNNGYRGKRWTGGEDLTTAATYTVRGDLAYSSGDSAYLSAKSNWTAYTANWTANDLDIPENATVTAARLYVPYTWDKGPVFPDAVALTFNDVAVEKAAFYADEKMWGSSFPYGMTVYDVTEQFSTDGNAAVLTSTFPGGGNVSMRGMMLAAVYDDRVTAPHTIVINEGFDLLYGGSGQATTPEEATAYAPFGTVENGAVNATLIALAPGAGPNEGELIFNDEVWNDAWNSTGQSQIGAAERDVTAFLAGDNNVAAFRSSADYMEAAAAFLVVTYPVPTGCIAVTSTPTGADVWLDGEDTGFTTDTVLEEIPVGEHVVTLKMDDYADASAPVTVAEGKTAVIHLDLTTLTGSLAVTSSPAGATIFIDGADTGETTDTTLDGIAVGEHTVTLKMEGYRDVFAEVTIRHDETTYLHLDLEAAVGCIAVTSTPEDAAIFLDGEETGKTTNAILENVAIGEHTVTVTKSGYMDASTTVIVVDNETVSVEFTLAEPSGNIAVTSSPDGARVFLDGEDTGEQTNTTLTRVSPGEHLVTVSLEGYLEAEETVTVFEGESINVHLDLAPTSITLLPGWNFVSTPLPLTPGHDTIAIFDEVDTADHSVLLYNGTARWEAMSSEEAFRPLDGVWIYANSTYEIPLVFDSGTVATPPEKALDAGWNAIGFTETIPEPAANTLRSIENCWATVIGFDADAQEYETSIIRGAEGRHGEMRTMEPMNGYWLYMSDAAELCAIGA from the coding sequence ATGCGACGAATGTTTCTGATTCTCTGTATTGTTGCACTGCTGTGCATGAGCGCGCTGGCCGCCCCGGTGGCCGCGAAGACATGGGACGTGTACCCCACCGATCCAGATGGCACCGTTACAAACATTATGGAGAATCTGGCATCGGATGGTGACATTTTGCTTTTCCACAATGGAACATATTACACCGATTCCGGCGCCCTTGGTCCGACACTGTGGCGGACAAATGAAACCACATGGAAAGGAGAAAACCGAGATTCGGTCATCATTCAGAGTGTAAGTACTGGTAGCTATTTTGATCCCTGGAGCGGCACATCTGGAAGACACGACAATGTTTTTGAGAATTTCACAGTTATAGGACCAGGATCTGCTCATTTCTCTGACCATTCACACAATATCATGAGAAATGTCGTCTTTAAAGAGCTCGGTTCTACCGGCCCCTTGGCGGTAGGTTTCAGGTGTTACAACTCTTCGTTTATCAATAATATCCTGATTAATTGTCCCAACAGCTGGGGACCTCTATATCTCTATTCAGATGCTGGCCACTCAACCATAGATAACAACACCATCATCAACGCCACCGGTTCAAGGGGCCTTACCCTCCGCGAAGTAACGAATTGCGTCGTCTCCAACAACACGTTCCTCGACAACGCGGGAGAAGGCATCCGCATCTGGAAGACGACCGCGGCGAATAACACCATTACCAGAAACATCTTCACCGGCAACGGCGGCGGTATCCGTTTATACGATGCGGGAGAGAACAACCGGATCTATCTCAACTCCTTCGAGGACAACACGACAGAGATCATTCTCCAGGGTACCGCCCCATCTGTCACATACTGGACCTCCCCCGCCCCCATCGACTACACCTACAACGGCACCACCTACTCGAAGGTGATGGGCAACTACTGGTCCGACTACAACGGCACCGACGTCGACGGAGATGGGATCGGCGACACGCCGTACTCCATCGCCGGCGTCGGCAGCGACACCGCACCACTGATGGAGCCGTTTGCGACCTACTTCGGTGGAGGTTCCCCCGGCGGCGACGCTCCGGTCGCAGACTTCACGGCGAACGTGACGACCGGCGACGCCCCGCTGACGGTGCAGTTCACCGACCTCTCGACCAACGCCCCGACGGCGTGGTCGTGGGACTTCGGGGACAACGAGACCTCCACCGATCAGAACGCCACCCACACCTACACCGCAGCCGGCACCTACACCGTCACCCTCACTGCGATGAATGCCGCCGGCAGCGACGACGAGACAAAGACTGACTACATCACGGTAACCGGCGGCTCCTCCGGCGGCGACGCCCCGGTCGCGAACTTCACGGCGAACATGACGGCCGGCGACGCCCCGCTGACGGTGCAGTTCACCGACACCTCCACCAACACCCCGACCTCGTGGGCCTGGGACTTCGAGAACGACGGCACGGTCGACAGCACCGACCGGAATGCGATCCACACCTACACCGCGCCCGGCACCTACACCGTGAACCTCACGGTCGCGAACGCCCACGGCAGTGACAACGAGGTGAAGACCGACTACATCGCAGTTAGTGCACCGCCCGTTCTCCTCGACCTCACGATCACCAGCCCCGTAAACCCGGTGCCCGCGAGCGCCGTCTTTGCACGAGAACCCAACCCGGTCAAGATCAGGAACATCAAGAACGCCGGGCCCGGCGAAGCCACCGCCATCACGGTCGCCCTCTACGCCAGCGACGTCAACAACGGCACCGTCCCGGTCAACTCCACGACCATCGCCTCGCTTGCGAGCGGTGCGACAACCACCATAACGCTCATCGACCCGACGATCCGCAACCTCGAAGGCGGGACAGTGACCTACACGGCGGTCCTCGACCCGGAGAACCTGATCGCGGAGATAAACGAAGCCAACAACGCAAAGAGCAGCCCTGCCAAACCCCTGAGGTACAACGGTTACAAGGGCAAAGGTCTGTACTGGGAGGGCGGCAGCAACATCACGACGCAGCACACCTACGACCTCCGCGGCGACGTCGTCTCATCGACGCAGCCCGAGTCCGCCTATAAATCGGTCGGCTGGACCGACCGGACGGAGACCTGGACCGCCGGCGACCTGCCCGTCCCCGACGGCGCCACCGTCGAGAAGGCCTGGCTGTACGTCTCGTACAACTGGGACCAGACTCCCGGCGGGCTGCCGAACCTGACGGCAACCTTCAACGACAACACCGTTCCGCTCGGCACGCCGTACATGGACTGGAGCAACTTCGGCGCCTATGCCGACTACGAATACGGGCTGTACCCTGCGGTCGACGTCACGAACCTCTTCGACCCTGCCGGCAACAACACGCTTGTCACGACGCCGAACACCGGCAACAAGAACGCCCTGTACCCGAGCACCCTCGTCGTCATCTACAGCGATCCCTCCGCCACCCGGAAACAGATCTTCATTAACGAAGAGTGCGACGAACTCGGTGTATCTGCAAACAGTTATGGAACCACTACGGAGGAAGCGACCGCCTACGCCCCGTTCACCGGCATGGAGATCGACCCCGCCGGCGTCCGGAGCGCCACGCTGTACAGTTTCGTGGGCAGCGCCGGGCCTGATGAAGGCAACCTCCTCTTCAACGGCAACGTCGTGGCGACGAACGCCTGGCAGGGTACTTTGAGCACCGCCTCGGCACAGGTCTTCGACGTCACCGACCTCCTCAATGCGACCGGTAACGAGGCTGCCGTCCAGGGGACGACCAGCGGGGGCATGGCCGCTCTCCAGCAGATCCTGGTCGTCGAATACACCGAACCCGCCGCCCCTGACCTGACAGTCTCGACTCTCGCCCCGAACAAGAACGAGATCTTCTCTGCAGGCGAGAACACCTACTCGACAAAGATCACGAACATCGGCACGGCCAACGCGGAGGCGTTCACAGTCGGCTTCAACGTAAGCGGCACAACCGGCACCGTCCCCATCGACGGCCTTGCCGCGGGTGCGAACACCACCATCACCTGGACCGACGAGACAGTGCGTACCGCCGGGGAGACGGCGACATTCACCGTCACCGCCGATGTCGAGGGTGTGATCTCTGAACCGAACGAAGAGAACAACATTCGCACCATCGAGAAGACCGTGGTGAACAACGGGTACCGCGGCAAGCGGTGGACCGGCGGCGAGGATCTCACCACTGCGGCGACCTACACCGTCCGCGGCGACCTGGCATATTCTTCGGGCGACAGTGCGTACCTGAGCGCCAAGAGCAACTGGACGGCGTACACCGCAAACTGGACCGCCAACGATCTTGACATCCCCGAAAACGCCACCGTCACCGCCGCACGACTCTACGTCCCCTACACCTGGGACAAAGGCCCGGTCTTCCCCGACGCAGTGGCCCTGACCTTTAACGATGTGGCAGTTGAAAAGGCCGCCTTCTACGCCGACGAGAAGATGTGGGGTTCCTCCTTCCCGTACGGCATGACGGTCTACGACGTCACCGAACAATTCAGCACCGACGGCAACGCCGCCGTCCTCACCAGCACCTTCCCCGGCGGCGGGAACGTCTCGATGCGCGGGATGATGCTTGCGGCGGTCTACGACGATCGAGTCACCGCCCCGCACACCATCGTCATCAACGAGGGCTTCGACCTCCTGTACGGCGGCAGCGGCCAGGCGACCACACCTGAAGAGGCGACCGCCTACGCACCCTTCGGCACCGTCGAGAACGGCGCTGTCAATGCCACCCTCATCGCTCTCGCACCAGGCGCAGGGCCGAACGAGGGTGAGTTGATCTTCAACGACGAGGTGTGGAACGACGCCTGGAACTCCACCGGGCAGAGCCAGATCGGTGCGGCCGAACGCGACGTCACCGCGTTCCTCGCCGGCGACAACAATGTTGCAGCGTTCCGGAGCAGCGCCGACTACATGGAAGCGGCGGCCGCCTTCCTGGTGGTGACCTACCCGGTCCCGACCGGGTGCATCGCGGTCACCTCCACCCCGACCGGTGCAGACGTCTGGCTTGACGGTGAAGACACCGGGTTTACCACCGATACCGTCCTTGAGGAGATCCCGGTCGGCGAGCACGTGGTCACCCTGAAGATGGACGACTACGCCGACGCCTCGGCGCCGGTCACCGTTGCCGAAGGCAAGACCGCCGTGATCCACCTCGACCTGACCACCCTCACCGGCAGTCTCGCCGTCACCTCCTCACCAGCAGGAGCGACGATCTTCATCGACGGCGCCGACACCGGCGAGACGACCGACACCACCCTTGACGGCATCGCCGTCGGCGAGCACACCGTCACCCTGAAGATGGAGGGGTACCGCGACGTGTTCGCTGAGGTGACAATCCGGCACGACGAGACCACCTACCTCCACCTCGACCTTGAGGCGGCGGTCGGATGCATCGCCGTCACCTCGACGCCCGAGGATGCGGCGATCTTCCTGGACGGGGAGGAGACCGGCAAGACGACGAACGCGATTCTCGAAAACGTCGCCATAGGCGAGCACACCGTCACCGTGACGAAGTCCGGGTACATGGACGCCTCGACGACCGTGATCGTCGTCGATAACGAAACCGTCTCGGTCGAATTCACCCTCGCCGAACCCTCAGGGAACATTGCGGTCACCTCCTCCCCGGACGGTGCCAGGGTCTTCCTGGACGGGGAAGACACCGGGGAGCAGACGAACACCACCCTCACGCGGGTCTCGCCCGGCGAGCACCTCGTCACCGTGAGCCTTGAGGGATACCTGGAGGCCGAAGAGACGGTGACGGTCTTCGAAGGCGAGAGCATCAACGTCCACCTCGACCTTGCCCCGACCTCGATCACTCTCCTCCCCGGCTGGAACTTTGTCTCGACACCGCTGCCTCTGACCCCCGGCCACGACACCATTGCAATCTTCGACGAGGTGGACACCGCCGACCACTCGGTGCTCCTGTACAACGGGACCGCACGGTGGGAGGCGATGAGCTCTGAAGAGGCGTTCAGGCCGCTCGACGGCGTCTGGATCTATGCCAACTCCACCTACGAGATCCCGCTCGTCTTCGACTCCGGTACCGTCGCGACCCCGCCGGAGAAGGCACTCGACGCAGGATGGAACGCGATCGGGTTCACCGAGACGATCCCCGAACCCGCGGCCAACACTCTCAGGTCGATCGAGAACTGCTGGGCCACCGTCATCGGGTTCGATGCCGACGCACAGGAATACGAGACCTCGATCATCCGCGGCGCCGAGGGACGGCACGGTGAGATGCGGACGATGGAACCGATGAACGGCTACTGGTTGTACATGAGCG
- a CDS encoding DUF3344 domain-containing protein encodes MVIITTDNQYLDMWSGHSSRHNNIIENFTITGPYYVNIGDQTNNAVRNVVFNGLGSGGSSQGISVHCYNFSFIDNIVVNCSNSWGPIYLYSDAGNSTIDNNTIINATGSRGLTLREVTNCVVSNNTFLDNAGEGIRIWKTTAANNTITRNTFTGNGGGIRLYDAGENNRIYLNSFEDNTTEIILQGTAPSVTYWISPAPIEYTYNGTTYSKVMGNYWSDYPGTDGDGDGIGDTPYALPENLGNDTAPLMAPFENYFSGGSPGGDAPVANFTANVTSGAAPLVVQFTDLSVSNGNCEERVTNGGFETGDVSGWTITGTDEYRGEATSSCKYSGTYALYLKAGDPEEGTFSASQTIDLTHVDAITFWSYLGQGAPHVKIDNTDVVTDIYDFSWTEHTIDTSNYSGNHTLTFYLPESSPDINFYVDDISAVSGGITAWSWNFGDNATSTEQNPMHTYTSAGNYTVSLTAANATGSDSEVKTDYITVSSGGGGDAPVANFTANVTSGTAPLAVQFTDLSVSNGSSEERVTNGGFETGDITGWTITGTDEYRGEATSSCKYSGTYALYLKAGDPEVGTFSASQTVDLTGVDAITFWSYLGQGAPHVKIDDTDVVTDIYDFSWTEHTIDTSNYSGNHTLTFYLPESSPNINFYVDDISAVSGGITAWSWNFGDNATSTEQNPVHTYMSAGDYTVSLTAANATGNDSETKTDYITVSAAAQVDLTISGTVNTVPASAIFAREPNAVRIASVKNNGPDAASNITVAVYASDVANGTAPVNTTTIDSLASGATSTVTLIDPTIRNLEGGTVTYTAAVDPANLIAETDESNNNKISAAKSVKYNGYKGKGIYWDGGSNITTQHTYDLRGDVVSSTQPEDSYKSVGWTDRTETWTAGDLPIPRTATVEKVLLYVSYNWDQTPGGLPNLTATFNGNTVMLGTPYMDKSNFGAYADYEYGLYAVDVTSLFDPIGNNTLVTTPNTGNKNALYPSTLVVVYSDPNATRKQIFINEECDELGYSKTSYGTTMEEATAYVPFTGMAIDTADVQNVTLYSFVGSAGPDEGNLIFNGNVVATNAWQGTLCTASAQIFDVTSLLNATENVAAVQSTSSGGMVVLQQILVVEYDDSQN; translated from the coding sequence ATGGTCATCATCACAACGGACAATCAGTATTTGGATATGTGGAGTGGTCATTCCTCACGCCACAATAACATTATCGAGAACTTCACCATCACCGGGCCATACTATGTCAATATTGGTGACCAGACAAATAATGCCGTGAGAAATGTTGTCTTCAACGGACTCGGTTCTGGTGGCAGCAGCCAGGGGATAAGTGTCCATTGTTACAACTTCTCGTTTATCGATAATATCGTGGTTAATTGCTCCAACAGTTGGGGACCAATATATCTCTATTCAGATGCTGGCAACTCGACAATAGATAACAACACCATCATCAATGCCACCGGTTCAAGGGGTCTCACCCTCCGCGAAGTGACGAACTGCGTCGTCTCCAACAACACGTTCCTCGACAACGCGGGAGAAGGCATCCGCATCTGGAAGACGACCGCGGCGAACAACACCATCACCAGAAACACCTTCACCGGCAACGGCGGCGGCATCCGTTTATACGATGCAGGGGAGAACAACCGGATATATCTCAACTCCTTCGAGGACAACACGACAGAGATCATTCTCCAGGGCACCGCCCCGTCTGTCACATACTGGATCTCCCCCGCCCCCATCGAGTACACCTACAACGGCACCACCTATTCGAAGGTGATGGGCAACTACTGGTCCGACTACCCCGGCACCGACGGGGACGGCGACGGGATCGGCGACACGCCGTACGCCCTCCCGGAGAACCTCGGTAACGACACCGCACCGCTGATGGCGCCGTTCGAAAACTACTTCAGCGGAGGTTCCCCCGGCGGCGACGCCCCGGTTGCGAACTTCACAGCAAACGTGACGAGCGGTGCGGCTCCGCTTGTGGTGCAGTTCACCGACCTCTCCGTCAGCAACGGTAACTGCGAGGAACGCGTGACGAACGGCGGGTTCGAAACCGGCGACGTCAGTGGGTGGACCATCACCGGAACCGACGAATACCGGGGTGAGGCGACCTCTTCATGCAAGTATTCCGGGACGTATGCATTGTATCTTAAGGCCGGCGATCCGGAGGAAGGCACGTTCTCTGCATCCCAGACTATCGACCTGACCCATGTTGATGCCATTACGTTCTGGTCATACCTGGGACAGGGCGCTCCTCATGTGAAGATCGACAACACCGATGTAGTCACCGATATCTACGACTTCTCCTGGACCGAGCACACCATCGACACCAGCAATTATTCAGGCAACCATACACTCACGTTCTACCTCCCGGAGTCAAGCCCCGATATTAATTTCTATGTCGACGATATCAGTGCGGTCTCCGGTGGGATCACGGCGTGGTCCTGGAATTTCGGTGACAACGCCACCTCCACCGAGCAGAATCCGATGCATACCTACACGAGTGCAGGGAACTACACCGTGTCCCTCACCGCCGCAAACGCCACTGGTAGCGATTCCGAGGTGAAGACCGATTACATCACGGTGAGCAGCGGTGGCGGCGGCGATGCCCCGGTCGCAAACTTCACGGCAAACGTGACCAGCGGCACGGCGCCGCTTGCGGTGCAGTTCACCGACCTCTCCGTCAGCAACGGCAGCAGTGAGGAACGCGTGACAAACGGTGGGTTCGAAACCGGCGACATCACGGGGTGGACCATCACCGGAACCGACGAATACCGGGGTGAGGCGACCTCTTCATGCAAATATTCCGGGACGTATGCGTTGTATCTTAAGGCCGGCGATCCGGAGGTGGGAACCTTCTCCGCATCGCAGACCGTCGACCTGACCGGTGTTGATGCTATTACGTTTTGGTCATACCTGGGACAGGGCGCCCCTCATGTGAAGATCGACGACACCGATGTAGTCACCGATATCTACGACTTCTCCTGGACCGAGCACACCATCGACACCAGCAATTATTCAGGCAACCATACACTTACGTTCTACCTCCCGGAGTCAAGCCCCAATATTAATTTCTACGTCGACGATATCAGCGCGGTCTCCGGGGGGATCACGGCGTGGTCCTGGAATTTCGGTGACAACGCCACCTCCACCGAGCAGAATCCGGTGCACACCTACATGAGTGCAGGGGACTACACCGTGTCCCTCACCGCCGCAAACGCCACCGGCAATGACTCAGAGACAAAGACTGACTACATTACAGTGAGTGCGGCCGCACAGGTCGACCTCACGATCTCCGGTACCGTGAACACGGTGCCCGCGAGTGCGATCTTTGCGCGGGAGCCGAACGCCGTCCGGATTGCCAGCGTGAAAAACAACGGCCCTGACGCCGCCTCCAACATCACGGTCGCTGTCTATGCAAGCGACGTCGCCAACGGCACGGCCCCAGTCAACACCACGACCATCGACTCGCTGGCGAGCGGTGCGACGAGCACTGTCACACTCATTGACCCGACGATCCGCAACCTCGAAGGCGGCACCGTCACCTACACGGCCGCCGTCGACCCGGCCAACCTCATCGCAGAGACAGACGAGAGCAACAACAACAAGATCAGCGCTGCCAAATCGGTGAAGTACAATGGATACAAGGGCAAAGGAATCTACTGGGATGGCGGCAGCAACATCACCACGCAACACACCTACGACCTCCGCGGCGACGTCGTCTCCTCCACCCAGCCTGAAGACTCCTATAAATCGGTCGGCTGGACCGATCGGACGGAGACCTGGACCGCCGGCGACCTGCCTATCCCCCGCACTGCCACCGTCGAAAAGGTTCTGCTCTACGTTTCGTACAACTGGGACCAGACCCCCGGCGGGCTGCCGAACCTGACAGCAACTTTCAACGGCAACACTGTAATGCTCGGCACGCCGTACATGGACAAGAGCAACTTCGGTGCCTATGCCGACTACGAATACGGCCTCTACGCCGTCGACGTCACGAGCCTGTTCGATCCGATCGGCAACAACACCCTTGTCACGACGCCGAACACCGGTAACAAGAACGCCCTCTACCCGAGCACCCTTGTCGTCGTCTACAGCGACCCGAACGCCACCAGAAAACAGATTTTCATCAACGAAGAGTGCGACGAACTTGGATATTCCAAAACGAGCTACGGAACCACCATGGAAGAGGCAACCGCGTACGTGCCCTTCACCGGCATGGCTATCGACACCGCCGATGTCCAGAATGTCACCCTGTACAGTTTCGTTGGCAGCGCCGGCCCCGATGAAGGCAACCTGATTTTCAACGGCAACGTCGTGGCGACGAACGCCTGGCAGGGTACGCTCTGCACCGCATCGGCGCAGATTTTCGACGTCACGAGCCTCCTCAATGCAACCGAAAACGTTGCCGCTGTCCAGAGCACAAGCAGCGGTGGCATGGTCGTCCTCCAGCAGATACTGGTCGTCGAATACGATGACTCGCAGAACTAA
- a CDS encoding DUF3344 domain-containing protein, with translation MKIGNKCMLTGMLVLLAVLAMAAPAAAWPEGYNYDGHPLLTNESGTLKGFVYMDKGNHSGLASSPYTVGYSSIPTGTVKWAHLYTGIWGGTEDYTGWANITVTNSSGTYNLGSERLNKSDMNATTCCSGNGKWLVCKDVTDYLDASTFAARVTTSGSIDGRVYSVVLAAAIESASGNKTAYWVNVGNVNLHYDATGDGELNNHLTWLNGTAYSSSEAKVYAMQYVGSAGQPDFLYFNAPSAADSPRTLSQPAWNISKYTKYQLGDDDVADCSQGGYFDLDVFTASNDSTALKNIVNLVGNNHLVFWRGHDYNNDGYIEGRWQGSNYEGEAYVSPMVATLVLKDITRLYDFASTTPGTAGTNLYAYEGAVGARPPNSSTVPMDSVTYSKIEVDDENSETYRTDTDGTYAAQRFVFEIDESAGNIDGLTANWNGKGYHDGGLSYDGAYLYIWNGTAYVLLESTISGNEENLTGSVTSSIGNYIVNGEVTVLVVQKSPADEGNETASTLETDYVKLVIDPKV, from the coding sequence ATGAAAATAGGCAATAAATGCATGCTGACCGGCATGCTTGTGCTGCTGGCGGTGCTCGCGATGGCGGCGCCGGCGGCGGCGTGGCCTGAGGGGTACAATTATGACGGCCATCCTCTTTTGACCAACGAAAGCGGCACCTTGAAGGGGTTCGTTTACATGGATAAAGGAAACCATTCAGGGCTGGCTTCGTCCCCCTACACCGTCGGGTACAGCAGCATCCCGACAGGGACCGTGAAGTGGGCGCACCTGTACACCGGCATATGGGGCGGGACAGAAGACTACACAGGATGGGCGAACATCACCGTCACGAACTCGTCGGGCACTTACAACCTGGGTTCTGAGAGACTGAACAAAAGCGATATGAACGCCACCACCTGTTGTTCGGGGAACGGCAAGTGGCTGGTCTGCAAGGATGTAACCGACTATCTCGATGCATCGACCTTTGCAGCGAGGGTGACGACGTCGGGCTCGATCGACGGCCGGGTCTATAGTGTCGTGCTCGCTGCGGCGATCGAGAGTGCGTCAGGCAATAAAACGGCGTACTGGGTCAACGTGGGCAACGTGAACCTCCATTATGACGCAACAGGCGATGGAGAACTTAACAACCACCTTACCTGGCTGAACGGGACGGCCTATTCATCGAGCGAGGCGAAGGTCTACGCCATGCAGTATGTGGGTTCGGCCGGCCAGCCTGATTTCCTCTACTTCAACGCACCGTCGGCCGCCGACTCGCCACGGACTCTCTCTCAACCTGCATGGAACATCAGCAAGTACACGAAGTACCAACTCGGCGATGACGATGTAGCCGATTGCAGCCAGGGCGGTTACTTCGATCTCGATGTCTTCACGGCCTCAAACGATTCGACGGCACTGAAGAACATCGTCAACCTGGTGGGCAACAACCACCTGGTCTTCTGGCGCGGCCACGATTATAACAATGACGGCTACATCGAGGGCAGGTGGCAGGGTTCCAACTATGAAGGAGAGGCCTATGTCTCCCCGATGGTGGCGACGCTTGTGCTCAAAGACATCACGCGCCTCTACGACTTCGCGAGCACCACGCCGGGCACGGCGGGGACCAACCTGTACGCGTATGAGGGCGCAGTGGGCGCGCGGCCGCCGAACAGCAGCACGGTGCCGATGGACAGCGTCACTTACTCGAAAATCGAGGTGGACGACGAGAACTCTGAGACCTATCGGACAGATACCGACGGCACCTATGCCGCGCAGCGTTTCGTCTTTGAGATCGACGAGAGCGCGGGCAACATCGACGGCCTGACGGCGAACTGGAACGGCAAGGGATATCATGACGGCGGTTTGAGTTACGACGGTGCCTACCTTTACATCTGGAACGGTACCGCCTACGTTTTGCTCGAATCCACGATAAGCGGGAACGAGGAAAACCTGACCGGATCGGTGACCTCGAGCATCGGCAACTACATCGTCAACGGCGAAGTGACGGTGCTCGTCGTTCAGAAGAGTCCGGCGGATGAAGGCAACGAAACAGCATCTACCCTTGAAACCGACTACGTGAAACTGGTCATAGACCCGAAGGTCTGA